In Bradyrhizobium guangxiense, the following are encoded in one genomic region:
- the rsmG gene encoding 16S rRNA (guanine(527)-N(7))-methyltransferase RsmG: MKQRGPGGDRPRSRRPGAGEGAGRRSDPTPTKPKTDKAKANDQALDAVIAADKIAALKLAPVSHETEARLDRYIALLREWQAKTNLVAPSTLPHLWTRHIADSLQLVDLAPTAKRWADLGSGGGFPGVVLACAMAGTPGASVHLVERIAKKVAFLREAIRVTTSPGVVHLAEIGDNVDRITGPVDCVTARALAPLHQLIGFAEPLMRQGAKALFLKGQDVEAELTEAAKYWNIAPQLHQSRTGDGWIVEFNAAERRS, encoded by the coding sequence GTGAAACAACGCGGACCGGGCGGGGACAGGCCGCGATCGCGACGGCCTGGAGCGGGTGAGGGCGCCGGTCGCCGATCCGATCCGACGCCGACCAAGCCGAAGACCGACAAGGCCAAAGCCAACGATCAGGCGTTGGATGCCGTCATTGCCGCCGACAAGATCGCGGCGCTCAAGCTGGCACCCGTTTCACATGAAACGGAAGCGCGGCTCGACCGCTACATCGCGCTGCTCAGGGAGTGGCAGGCCAAGACCAATCTGGTCGCGCCCTCGACCCTGCCGCACCTCTGGACCCGCCATATCGCCGACTCGCTCCAGCTGGTCGATCTCGCGCCGACCGCAAAACGCTGGGCCGATCTCGGCAGCGGCGGCGGCTTTCCCGGGGTCGTGCTCGCCTGCGCCATGGCCGGGACACCGGGCGCGAGCGTCCACCTCGTCGAACGAATCGCCAAGAAGGTCGCCTTTTTGCGCGAAGCGATCCGCGTCACCACATCTCCGGGAGTCGTACATCTCGCTGAGATCGGGGATAATGTGGATAGAATCACCGGCCCGGTCGATTGCGTCACCGCGCGTGCACTGGCTCCGCTACACCAACTTATCGGCTTTGCGGAGCCGCTGATGCGCCAGGGCGCAAAGGCGTTGTTTCTCAAGGGTCAAGATGTAGAGGCTGAATTGACCGAAGCCGCTAAATATTGGAATATTGCGCCTCAGCTCCACCAGAGCCGCACGGGTGACGGCTGGATCGTGGAGTTCAACGCCGCCGAGCGGCGCAGCTGA
- a CDS encoding ParA family protein → MTVIDEPQQDQTGQEKAEVPHGHPRILALANQKGGVGKTTTAINLGTALAAIGERVLIVDLDPQGNASTGLGIDRRNRSCSTYDVLVGEAALREAVVSTAVPRLHIAPSTMDLSGLELELGTTPGRAFKLRDAIGALNNNVSPDADYTYVLIDCPPSLNLLTVNAMAASDAILVPLQCEFFALEGLSQLLQTVEQVRSTLNPNLSIHGIVLTMFDSRNNLSNQVVADVRQFMGEKVYKTMIPRNVRISEAPSYGKPVLVYDLKCVGSEAYLRLATEVIQRERELRTTH, encoded by the coding sequence ATGACCGTGATCGACGAGCCGCAGCAAGACCAGACCGGCCAAGAGAAGGCTGAGGTCCCGCATGGCCATCCGCGCATCCTCGCGCTGGCGAATCAGAAGGGTGGTGTGGGAAAAACAACCACAGCGATCAATCTCGGCACGGCGCTCGCGGCCATCGGCGAGCGCGTCCTGATCGTCGATCTCGATCCCCAGGGCAACGCCTCGACCGGCCTCGGCATCGACCGCCGCAACCGCTCCTGCTCGACCTATGACGTGCTGGTCGGCGAAGCCGCCTTGCGTGAGGCGGTGGTGTCGACCGCGGTGCCGCGGCTGCACATCGCGCCCTCGACCATGGACCTCTCCGGCCTCGAGCTCGAGCTCGGCACCACGCCCGGCCGCGCCTTCAAGCTGCGCGACGCCATCGGCGCGCTCAACAACAACGTCTCGCCGGATGCCGACTACACCTATGTGCTGATCGACTGCCCGCCCTCGCTCAACCTGCTCACGGTGAACGCGATGGCCGCCTCCGATGCGATCCTGGTGCCGTTGCAGTGCGAGTTCTTCGCGCTCGAAGGTCTGTCGCAATTGCTGCAGACGGTGGAGCAGGTGCGCTCGACGCTCAATCCGAACCTGTCGATCCACGGCATCGTGCTGACCATGTTCGACTCGCGCAACAACCTCTCGAACCAGGTCGTCGCCGACGTTCGGCAATTCATGGGCGAGAAGGTCTACAAGACCATGATCCCGCGCAACGTGCGCATCTCGGAGGCGCCGTCCTACGGCAAGCCGGTGCTGGTCTACGATCTCAAATGCGTCGGCAGCGAAGCGTATTTGCGGCTCGCTACCGAAGTGATCCAGCGCGAGCGCGAGTTGCGCACGACGCATTGA
- a CDS encoding ParB/RepB/Spo0J family partition protein: MADEARSRLGRGLASLIGDVGGEAQHVDRPRAQRKVPIEFIKANPRNPRRTFSDAELKELSESIKQHGVIQPIVVRPVKGAQDRFEIIAGERRWRASQMAGLHEVPIVPVDISDSDALEFAIVENVQREDLNPMEEAQGYHALANEFKRSQDDIARVVGKSRSHVANMMRLTKLPAEVQAFIATGELTAGHARALIGVPDPLAAAKRIVAEGLNVRQAEALAHEEGVRERKPQKARASGGKEKDPDTIDLEKRVSDALGLKVTVNHRDPGGSVQINYRNLDQLDEVMKRLAKGVL; the protein is encoded by the coding sequence ATGGCCGACGAAGCGCGTTCGCGACTGGGCCGGGGTCTTGCAAGTCTGATCGGTGACGTCGGCGGCGAGGCCCAGCATGTCGATCGTCCGCGCGCACAGCGCAAGGTGCCGATCGAATTCATCAAGGCCAATCCGCGCAATCCGCGCCGCACCTTTTCGGACGCCGAGCTGAAGGAGCTTAGCGAGTCCATCAAGCAGCACGGCGTGATCCAGCCGATCGTGGTGCGCCCGGTGAAGGGCGCGCAGGACCGCTTCGAGATCATCGCCGGCGAACGGCGCTGGCGCGCCTCGCAAATGGCCGGCCTGCACGAGGTGCCGATCGTCCCCGTCGACATCAGCGACAGCGATGCGCTGGAGTTCGCGATCGTCGAGAACGTGCAGCGCGAAGACCTCAACCCGATGGAGGAGGCGCAGGGCTATCACGCGCTTGCCAACGAGTTCAAACGCAGCCAGGACGACATCGCAAGGGTCGTCGGCAAGAGCCGCAGCCACGTCGCCAACATGATGCGGCTGACGAAACTGCCGGCCGAGGTGCAGGCCTTCATCGCGACCGGCGAGCTGACCGCCGGTCACGCCCGCGCACTGATCGGCGTGCCGGATCCGCTCGCGGCCGCCAAGCGCATCGTCGCGGAAGGCCTCAACGTCCGCCAGGCCGAGGCGCTGGCGCATGAGGAGGGCGTGCGGGAGCGAAAGCCGCAAAAGGCGCGTGCCAGCGGGGGCAAGGAAAAGGACCCCGACACGATCGATCTCGAAAAGCGCGTCAGCGATGCGCTCGGCCTGAAGGTCACCGTCAATCACCGCGACCCCGGCGGCTCGGTGCAGATCAACTACCGCAACCTCGATCAGCTCGACGAGGTGATGAAGCGGCTGGCCAAGGGCGTGCTGTAG
- the holA gene encoding DNA polymerase III subunit delta, producing MVALRGKEIDAFLARPDAGRPIILLYGPDAGLVRERADALIASAVDDPNDPFSLVKLDGDELSGEPSRLVDEAMTVPLFGGRRAIRVRAGSRSFAAGIDTLAEMNVRDCRIVIEAGELRPESPLRKACERAKTAVAIGCYPDTERDLAKLMDEELRISNLRIAQDARAALMSFLGGDRQASRNELRKLTLYAHGKGEVTLDDVMAVVADASELKLDPIVDGAFAGRPDIVEIEFAKAMTAGTYPGVIISAAQRQAAWLHKSALAIAEGTPASAVLDGGFPRLHFSRKPAVETALRNFSVTRLAAVIEQLATAALETRKQSTLAAAIAQRTLMAIAANAKRRG from the coding sequence ATGGTCGCGCTGCGCGGAAAAGAAATCGACGCCTTCCTCGCCCGCCCCGATGCGGGTCGCCCGATCATCCTGCTCTACGGTCCGGACGCCGGCCTCGTGCGCGAGCGCGCCGATGCGCTGATCGCATCCGCCGTCGATGATCCCAACGATCCGTTCTCGCTGGTCAAGCTCGACGGCGACGAGCTCTCCGGCGAGCCCTCGCGCCTCGTCGACGAGGCCATGACCGTGCCGCTGTTCGGCGGCCGCCGCGCCATTCGCGTTCGCGCCGGCTCGCGCAGCTTTGCCGCCGGCATCGACACGCTGGCCGAGATGAACGTCAGGGATTGCCGCATCGTGATCGAGGCCGGCGAGCTGCGCCCGGAATCGCCGCTGCGCAAGGCCTGCGAACGCGCCAAGACCGCGGTGGCAATCGGCTGCTATCCCGATACCGAGCGCGACCTCGCCAAGCTGATGGACGAGGAACTGCGTATCTCCAACCTGCGCATCGCGCAGGACGCCCGCGCGGCGCTGATGTCGTTCCTCGGCGGTGACCGCCAGGCCTCGCGCAACGAGCTGCGCAAGTTGACGCTCTACGCTCACGGCAAAGGCGAGGTGACGCTGGACGACGTGATGGCGGTAGTCGCGGACGCCTCCGAGCTGAAGCTCGACCCGATCGTTGACGGCGCCTTTGCCGGGCGGCCCGACATCGTCGAGATCGAATTCGCCAAGGCCATGACCGCCGGCACCTACCCCGGCGTGATCATCTCAGCCGCGCAGCGCCAGGCGGCGTGGCTGCACAAATCCGCGCTGGCAATCGCCGAGGGCACGCCGGCCTCCGCCGTGCTCGATGGCGGCTTTCCGCGCCTGCATTTCTCACGCAAGCCCGCAGTGGAAACGGCGCTGCGCAATTTCAGCGTGACGCGGCTCGCTGCCGTGATCGAGCAGCTCGCGACCGCCGCGCTTGAGACACGCAAGCAATCGACCCTGGCCGCCGCCATCGCCCAGCGCACGCTGATGGCGATCGCGGCGAATGCGAAGCGGCGGGGCTAA